Proteins encoded within one genomic window of Hyalangium minutum:
- a CDS encoding serine/threonine protein kinase, giving the protein MATSRQPWSVPGVILFSHGDLSYEVDLSPPLVEELAQSRLGEMTVPAWERTEKKRLREVIVRSLSPMSSDEPETLERMRARLREEAHLATYLQHPRIARTLGPYEVQGVLYIVSDRVEGTSLNTLITYSQMREKLLSPAFCLYVGAEVAGALHYAHTCKDENGAPLGIVHRDLNPARIFLEPEGGVILTDFARARSLLPGRVATTLPRPQGDVFYCSPEALLCEETDPRSDLFSLGLVLLELATWRHLYSTATVRPDDLEEALTEKVKGKVLDAAMTAMEADLPDHAEDCILRAATFTREEVDELTQPLAHPLRAIVRRLIQRSPEDRYQSAAEVEAELRAGLAALGAPYGPKEALDEVLLSLTGASMSRGVLGPTSESQLPPNMVTEEDIINERDSTP; this is encoded by the coding sequence ATGGCTACTTCTCGCCAACCCTGGAGCGTCCCGGGGGTGATTCTCTTCTCTCACGGCGATCTCTCGTATGAGGTGGATCTGTCGCCTCCGTTGGTCGAAGAGTTGGCGCAATCCAGGCTCGGGGAAATGACCGTCCCAGCCTGGGAGCGCACCGAGAAGAAGCGCCTGCGGGAAGTCATCGTCCGCTCTCTGTCGCCCATGTCGTCAGACGAGCCCGAAACGCTGGAAAGGATGCGCGCGCGGCTCCGGGAAGAGGCGCACCTCGCCACGTACCTGCAACACCCGAGAATCGCCCGCACCCTCGGGCCCTACGAAGTCCAAGGCGTTCTCTACATCGTGTCTGACCGTGTAGAGGGCACATCGCTCAACACCCTGATCACCTACTCGCAGATGCGCGAGAAACTCCTCTCCCCGGCGTTCTGCCTCTACGTGGGCGCCGAAGTCGCGGGAGCCCTGCACTACGCACACACCTGCAAGGACGAGAACGGCGCCCCGCTGGGCATCGTTCATCGGGACTTGAACCCCGCCCGCATCTTCCTGGAGCCAGAGGGAGGGGTGATACTGACGGACTTTGCCCGCGCGCGCTCCCTGCTACCGGGCCGCGTGGCAACGACGCTGCCGCGCCCTCAAGGCGACGTGTTCTATTGCTCCCCCGAGGCGTTGCTCTGCGAGGAGACGGATCCGCGCTCGGATCTGTTCTCACTGGGGTTGGTGCTGCTGGAACTGGCCACGTGGCGACACCTCTACAGCACCGCCACCGTGCGGCCCGACGACTTGGAGGAGGCGCTAACGGAGAAGGTAAAGGGGAAGGTTCTGGACGCGGCGATGACGGCCATGGAGGCAGACCTACCGGACCATGCCGAAGACTGCATCCTGCGGGCTGCCACGTTCACCCGGGAAGAAGTGGACGAGCTCACCCAGCCGCTGGCGCACCCGCTGCGCGCCATCGTCCGCAGGTTGATCCAGCGGAGCCCGGAAGATCGCTATCAGTCGGCGGCTGAAGTGGAGGCGGAACTTCGGGCGGGCCTTGCTGCGCTAGGAGCCCCCTACGGGCCCAAGGAGGCGCTAGACGAGGTGCTGCTCTCTCTGACGGGGGCCAGCATGAGCCGGGGCGTTCTCGG
- a CDS encoding helix-turn-helix domain-containing protein gives MSAPPLAANTAPAFLTVEEAAELLRVNRKTLYEAIRLEQVPGVARLGRILRIHRDTLLTWSPGNSRPALGDTKS, from the coding sequence ATGAGCGCGCCCCCGCTGGCTGCGAACACCGCGCCCGCGTTTCTCACCGTGGAGGAAGCCGCCGAACTTCTGCGGGTGAACCGGAAAACCCTCTACGAGGCGATCCGGCTCGAACAGGTGCCCGGAGTTGCACGGCTCGGGCGAATCCTCCGCATCCACCGGGACACGCTGCTAACGTGGAGCCCCGGTAACAGCAGACCTGCGCTCGGAGACACGAAGTCATGA
- a CDS encoding DUF2381 family protein, whose translation MFRPFAPSFALASLLVGLTATAQPAPAGRSVVLAGKAGESPLIYVAPGTVTAILLGAPIVRESVQVEGRDRFPVFEVGDAGVTLSPAVALGTGERLALRVTYREGSPASVVFLLTGLPGKADGLVNVSRPQQTLDTCRVELSATRERCEAQAKELEALKARPAALSPAAVALAGFVGKQGLRGAGFEQACYEARGGEFRPVMCWGLGGATWSVVVLEVSNTGREPWAPAWAEVTPTGGEPRRARALLSGQATIPPGGVVSVAVEVEMPAREKPEEWLRALHTVRVCDGDGSRCLSVPKVKL comes from the coding sequence TTGTTCCGACCGTTCGCCCCAAGTTTTGCGCTCGCTTCCCTGCTGGTGGGCCTCACAGCGACGGCACAGCCTGCGCCCGCAGGGCGTTCCGTCGTTCTCGCGGGCAAGGCTGGCGAGTCCCCTCTGATCTACGTCGCGCCTGGCACTGTCACGGCGATTCTGCTGGGCGCTCCGATTGTGCGTGAGTCTGTCCAGGTAGAGGGGCGCGACCGGTTCCCTGTGTTCGAGGTGGGTGATGCAGGCGTGACGCTCTCGCCCGCCGTGGCGCTCGGAACGGGCGAACGGCTCGCGCTGCGGGTCACTTACCGCGAGGGCTCGCCCGCAAGCGTCGTGTTCCTGCTCACAGGGCTGCCGGGCAAGGCGGATGGCTTGGTGAACGTGAGCCGCCCGCAGCAAACCTTGGATACGTGCCGCGTGGAACTGTCCGCCACGCGCGAGCGATGCGAGGCACAAGCCAAGGAACTGGAGGCGTTGAAGGCACGGCCCGCAGCACTGAGTCCGGCAGCCGTGGCGCTCGCGGGGTTCGTGGGTAAGCAGGGCCTGAGGGGAGCCGGGTTTGAGCAAGCGTGTTACGAGGCGCGCGGGGGTGAGTTTCGCCCCGTAATGTGCTGGGGCCTCGGGGGGGCAACGTGGAGCGTGGTGGTCCTCGAGGTGAGCAACACCGGGAGGGAGCCATGGGCGCCTGCGTGGGCCGAAGTGACGCCCACAGGAGGGGAGCCGCGCCGCGCTCGCGCGCTGCTCTCAGGGCAGGCAACCATACCCCCGGGCGGTGTGGTGAGTGTGGCCGTGGAGGTGGAGATGCCCGCGCGTGAGAAGCCCGAAGAATGGCTGCGGGCGCTGCACACCGTGCGGGTGTGCGACGGTGACGGGAGCCGCTGTCTGTCCGTTCCCAAAGTGAAGCTGTAG
- a CDS encoding serine/threonine protein kinase, whose translation MFADFDPLDLKPGQMVSHWRIVRRIGRGGYAVVYEVEKDGQRFALKLACQTERSLDPKQTDARARREAACLQLLNHRHIIRMRGQGRWPDTLSGFHYIVLDFVDGYTLARWVERTNPTPHEVVVLFLKLFEALEHMHGKNVFHRDLSLRNIMVTKDGEPVIIDFGAADHATAEDLTDGPLPPGTPRNRSPEAQAFWDEHRLKPGARYTFKATDDIFALGANLYDVLTNPSPTRGETRPLLGNMLMTPPTPHRANGRVPVELSAYAMKLISRDLEVRPATAKDARRPLVDLERFEGDDWRKFSTHPASAQLPPERAEGEPVPVEAREPDGPQEPILSHPLPVQVAPADAAPVASPVLVAPAAPVPAPVQVSVPADAAPAPSAAGVAALHSPRRAWLRPVFVGPLALSVFAAVMAASLLHRPVPPEPPPMARSAPAEQPPASSTLAEKPTSRPERLASPRPTQKEASLSVKLPDNSPTLTNGVPDPQQAQRVSARRALIKKCAALVASVAWLEAGCTGVQTRPDPEPCPEEAIKAMRQELGWPVGTYGPFILLDVTKGSAEEAREEPLTVWKDGPVTGALIRPQGKAPAGMRIDGHLWTTGDRIYGRYVRAHLPGGRTVPICLELENANDLGSEKREGSKPGAPVASKVSETQAVERWR comes from the coding sequence ATGTTCGCGGATTTTGATCCCTTGGACTTGAAGCCCGGCCAGATGGTGAGCCACTGGCGCATTGTCCGACGCATCGGCAGGGGCGGTTATGCCGTCGTCTACGAGGTGGAGAAGGACGGCCAGCGCTTCGCGCTCAAACTGGCCTGTCAGACAGAGCGCAGCCTTGATCCGAAGCAGACAGACGCGCGCGCGCGGCGCGAGGCAGCCTGTCTCCAACTCCTCAACCACCGCCACATCATCCGCATGCGGGGGCAAGGCCGGTGGCCGGACACGCTCTCAGGCTTCCACTACATCGTTCTAGACTTCGTGGACGGCTACACGCTCGCCCGCTGGGTGGAGCGGACCAACCCGACGCCGCATGAAGTCGTCGTCCTGTTCCTCAAGCTGTTTGAAGCCCTGGAGCACATGCACGGTAAGAACGTGTTCCATCGGGACTTGAGCTTGAGAAACATCATGGTCACCAAAGACGGCGAGCCGGTGATCATCGACTTTGGAGCGGCGGACCACGCGACCGCCGAGGATTTGACGGATGGGCCGCTTCCCCCTGGAACGCCGCGCAACCGCAGCCCCGAGGCTCAAGCTTTCTGGGATGAACACCGCCTCAAGCCCGGGGCCCGTTACACGTTCAAGGCGACGGACGATATTTTCGCGCTCGGGGCCAACCTCTATGACGTGCTGACGAACCCGTCGCCGACGCGCGGCGAGACACGGCCCCTCCTCGGGAACATGCTGATGACTCCGCCCACCCCGCACCGTGCCAATGGGCGCGTTCCGGTGGAGTTGAGCGCCTACGCGATGAAGCTGATCAGCCGCGACTTGGAGGTGCGGCCCGCGACGGCCAAGGATGCGCGGCGCCCGCTGGTGGACTTGGAGCGCTTCGAGGGGGATGACTGGCGCAAGTTCTCGACTCACCCGGCATCCGCGCAGCTACCGCCAGAACGCGCCGAAGGGGAACCGGTGCCAGTCGAAGCGCGAGAACCCGACGGCCCGCAGGAGCCGATCCTTTCCCATCCGCTCCCGGTGCAGGTAGCGCCAGCGGATGCGGCGCCCGTGGCTTCTCCGGTGCTGGTAGCGCCAGCAGCGCCCGTGCCTGCTCCCGTGCAGGTGTCAGTGCCAGCGGATGCAGCGCCCGCGCCTTCTGCTGCGGGGGTTGCTGCACTGCACAGCCCGCGCCGTGCGTGGCTGCGTCCGGTGTTCGTCGGGCCGCTAGCGCTCTCCGTCTTTGCGGCAGTCATGGCCGCCTCCCTGCTGCACAGGCCAGTCCCCCCCGAGCCGCCCCCCATGGCCAGGAGCGCACCAGCGGAGCAACCGCCAGCCTCCAGCACCCTGGCCGAAAAGCCGACAAGCCGCCCCGAACGGTTAGCCTCGCCTCGCCCTACCCAGAAGGAGGCGAGCCTGTCCGTGAAGCTGCCCGACAACTCTCCAACGCTCACCAACGGCGTACCCGACCCACAGCAAGCCCAGAGAGTCAGCGCGCGGCGCGCCCTCATCAAGAAGTGCGCGGCGCTTGTGGCCTCCGTCGCATGGCTTGAAGCGGGCTGCACTGGCGTGCAGACACGCCCGGATCCCGAGCCATGCCCCGAGGAAGCCATCAAGGCGATGCGGCAAGAGCTAGGGTGGCCCGTGGGCACCTATGGGCCCTTCATCCTGCTGGACGTGACCAAGGGGAGCGCTGAAGAGGCGCGCGAGGAACCCTTGACCGTCTGGAAGGATGGGCCCGTGACGGGTGCGCTGATCAGGCCGCAAGGCAAGGCGCCTGCGGGGATGCGGATCGATGGGCACCTGTGGACGACGGGTGATCGCATCTATGGGCGCTATGTCCGCGCCCACCTTCCAGGCGGGCGTACCGTGCCGATCTGCCTCGAACTGGAGAACGCGAACGATTTGGGCTCGGAAAAGCGCGAGGGCTCGAAGCCAGGCGCCCCGGTGGCCTCCAAGGTGTCCGAGACGCAAGCCGTTGAGCGGTGGAGGTGA
- a CDS encoding pectin acetylesterase-family hydrolase encodes MRRVLAFSLLFLPLAATSIAGCGGSSTLPETPPVSGDPIDTPKNTWTWIDFPDSACDDGSPTGIAVSQSDSKNLLVFMNGGGACWNFLTCFQLNTASHGPFGKTQFEALSAQLGGTILDRNLPNNPFADWNLVFVPYCTGDVHAGDNVIDYKDSNGASRTYHHVGRANIAAYLQRLGATFSPEKLVVSGSSAGGFGAAFGYELFRSTFPNAQGYLVDDAGPVLKGDAIASSLREAWYQSWRLDKALEATCPECRSDLSQALKHTAQRFPQDRMALLSSTQDSVIRSYFMLSADSFQAALNTTLTDVFEPQPHFRAYISPGQFHTFLGTPDAHPAQGVKLTDWLGQMVREEAGWKSLKP; translated from the coding sequence ATGCGCCGAGTCCTTGCCTTTTCGCTGCTCTTCCTGCCCCTGGCAGCCACTTCGATTGCTGGCTGTGGCGGAAGCAGCACCTTGCCCGAGACGCCCCCGGTCTCCGGCGATCCCATCGACACGCCGAAGAACACCTGGACCTGGATCGACTTTCCCGACTCGGCCTGCGACGACGGCTCGCCCACGGGCATCGCCGTGAGCCAGAGCGACAGCAAGAACCTCCTCGTGTTCATGAACGGCGGCGGTGCCTGCTGGAACTTCCTCACCTGCTTCCAGCTCAACACCGCCTCGCACGGCCCCTTCGGCAAGACGCAGTTCGAGGCGCTCTCCGCTCAATTGGGCGGCACCATTCTCGATCGCAACCTGCCGAACAACCCGTTCGCAGATTGGAACCTCGTCTTCGTCCCCTACTGCACGGGCGATGTCCACGCCGGCGACAACGTCATCGACTACAAGGACAGCAACGGTGCCTCTCGCACCTACCACCACGTCGGCCGCGCCAACATCGCTGCCTACCTTCAGCGGCTCGGTGCCACCTTCTCCCCGGAGAAACTCGTCGTGAGCGGCAGCAGTGCTGGTGGGTTCGGCGCCGCCTTCGGCTATGAACTCTTCCGCTCCACCTTCCCGAATGCTCAGGGCTATCTCGTCGATGATGCGGGTCCGGTGCTCAAGGGAGACGCGATCGCGAGCAGCCTCCGGGAGGCTTGGTACCAGTCGTGGCGGCTCGACAAGGCGCTGGAGGCCACCTGCCCCGAGTGCCGCAGCGACTTGTCGCAGGCGCTGAAGCACACCGCGCAGCGCTTCCCCCAGGACCGCATGGCACTGCTCTCCTCGACGCAGGACTCGGTCATTCGCAGCTACTTCATGCTCAGCGCCGACAGCTTCCAAGCCGCGCTGAACACCACGCTGACGGATGTCTTCGAGCCCCAGCCCCACTTCCGCGCCTACATCTCGCCGGGCCAGTTCCACACCTTCCTTGGGACACCGGATGCGCACCCGGCACAGGGCGTGAAGCTCACCGACTGGCTCGGCCAGATGGTCCGGGAAGAGGCGGGGTGGAAGTCGCTCAAGCCGTAG